One Pseudomonas rhizophila DNA window includes the following coding sequences:
- a CDS encoding AMP-binding protein — protein MNWITLEQMLLSAQPDRAVAVDPALSHSQLRDAALGLAAGLQARGVRRIAVHLEDAADLAVALLGAWRAGASVLLPADLQAQTRQRWSADVDLWLTDQPTDIRLDDLRQAPLEATELDLDQCWLSLCTSGSSGEPKRIEKNLRQLSNEVQALEQLWGTDLGPACVIGSVATQHIYGLLFRVLWPLCAGRTFVRRQLAFPEDLQRASRQYPAFAWVASPALLKRMGDNLDWPALSCVRRVFSSGGALPTEAAQSLHQRLGQWPTEIFGSSETGGIAWRQGAGLWQPFADVKLSQDSDGALLIASPYLPAGHVEHTADAARIAGDGRFELLGRLDRIVKLEEKRISLPMLEQALIAHDWVSEARLGVVQENRASLGALLVLSESGLHALRNLGRRAVTEALRRHLSEHCETLALPRRWRWLRQLPLNAQGKLPQAEVEALLMAARPKAPQVLEQVETDGQWSLQLLVPPDLAYFSGHFPTAPVLPGVVQVDWALSLGRQLMDLPPRFVGMEVLKFQQLMRPGDEIQLHLRFDRERGKLYFAYRNDTAACSSGRIVLGVADD, from the coding sequence GTGCACCTGGAAGACGCCGCCGACCTGGCGGTGGCCCTGCTCGGTGCCTGGCGCGCCGGGGCCAGCGTCTTGCTCCCGGCCGACCTGCAAGCCCAGACCCGCCAGCGCTGGTCGGCGGACGTCGACCTGTGGTTGACCGATCAACCCACGGACATCCGTCTCGACGACCTGCGACAAGCCCCCCTTGAGGCCACTGAACTGGACCTCGATCAGTGCTGGCTGAGCCTGTGCACCTCAGGGTCAAGCGGCGAGCCCAAGCGCATCGAGAAAAATCTGCGTCAGTTGAGCAACGAAGTCCAGGCCCTGGAACAATTGTGGGGCACCGACCTGGGCCCGGCCTGCGTGATCGGCAGCGTCGCCACCCAGCACATCTATGGCCTGCTGTTTCGGGTGCTGTGGCCGCTGTGTGCCGGGCGTACATTCGTGCGCCGGCAACTGGCTTTTCCCGAAGACCTGCAACGCGCCAGCCGTCAGTACCCGGCTTTTGCCTGGGTCGCCAGCCCGGCCTTGCTCAAGCGCATGGGCGATAACCTCGACTGGCCAGCCTTGAGCTGCGTACGCCGGGTATTCTCCTCCGGTGGTGCCTTGCCGACCGAGGCCGCCCAAAGCCTGCACCAGCGGCTGGGGCAATGGCCGACGGAAATCTTTGGCAGTTCGGAAACCGGCGGCATCGCCTGGCGTCAGGGCGCAGGCTTATGGCAGCCCTTCGCCGACGTAAAGCTGAGCCAGGACAGTGACGGCGCCTTGCTGATCGCCTCGCCTTATCTGCCGGCCGGCCATGTGGAACACACCGCCGACGCGGCGCGGATCGCCGGGGATGGACGCTTCGAACTGCTCGGGCGGCTGGATCGCATCGTCAAGCTTGAAGAGAAACGCATCTCCCTGCCCATGCTGGAACAGGCGTTGATCGCCCACGACTGGGTCAGCGAAGCCCGACTGGGGGTGGTCCAGGAAAATCGCGCCTCCCTCGGGGCGCTGCTGGTGCTGAGCGAAAGCGGCCTGCACGCCTTGCGCAACCTGGGTCGACGCGCCGTGACCGAGGCCTTGCGCCGTCACTTGAGCGAACACTGCGAAACCCTCGCCTTGCCTCGGCGCTGGCGCTGGCTGCGGCAGTTGCCGCTCAACGCCCAAGGCAAGCTGCCCCAGGCCGAAGTCGAAGCCCTGCTGATGGCTGCGCGCCCCAAAGCCCCGCAAGTGCTCGAACAGGTCGAAACCGACGGGCAATGGAGCCTGCAACTGCTGGTGCCCCCGGACCTGGCGTATTTCAGCGGCCACTTTCCCACCGCACCGGTCCTCCCCGGCGTGGTGCAGGTCGACTGGGCCTTGAGCCTGGGCCGACAACTGATGGACCTGCCGCCGCGGTTCGTCGGCATGGAAGTGCTGAAGTTCCAGCAACTGATGCGCCCCGGCGATGAAATCCAACTGCACCTGCGTTTCGACCGCGAGCGCGGCAAGCTGTACTTCGCTTATCGCAATGACACGGCGGCCTGTTCGAGTGGGCGGATTGTCCTGGGGGTGGCCGATGATTGA
- a CDS encoding glycosyltransferase family 2 protein, translated as MHNPCAVIPVFNHETAVATVVQALLANGLPCVLVDDASSPACAAVLEQLAEGEQVHLVRLAVNQGKGGAVMTGLREASRLGFSHALQVDADGQHDLGDVRNFIEQSRAHPEAVICGYPQYDESVPKGRLYARYLTHVMVWINSLSLQIRDSMCGFRVYPLPPVLTLINSANIGKRMDFDSDILVRLAWRNQPMRWLRTRVHYPLDGVSHFRLFHDNVLISSMHTRLFFGMLVRSPLILWRRWRT; from the coding sequence ATGCATAACCCCTGCGCCGTCATCCCGGTCTTCAACCACGAAACCGCCGTCGCGACCGTGGTGCAGGCACTGCTCGCCAACGGCTTGCCCTGCGTGCTGGTGGACGACGCCAGCAGCCCGGCCTGCGCGGCGGTATTGGAGCAGCTGGCCGAGGGCGAGCAGGTTCATCTGGTCAGGCTGGCGGTCAATCAAGGCAAGGGTGGCGCGGTGATGACCGGTCTGCGGGAAGCGTCGCGCCTGGGCTTCAGCCACGCCCTGCAGGTCGATGCCGACGGGCAACACGATCTTGGCGACGTAAGGAACTTCATCGAGCAATCCCGCGCTCACCCGGAGGCGGTGATCTGCGGTTATCCCCAATACGATGAGAGTGTGCCCAAAGGCCGCTTGTATGCACGCTACCTGACGCATGTCATGGTCTGGATCAACAGCCTGTCCCTGCAAATCCGCGACTCGATGTGCGGGTTTCGGGTCTACCCCCTGCCACCGGTCCTGACGCTGATCAATTCGGCGAACATTGGCAAGCGCATGGATTTCGACTCCGACATCCTGGTGCGCCTGGCCTGGCGCAATCAACCGATGCGCTGGTTGCGTACCCGGGTTCACTACCCCTTGGACGGGGTTTCGCACTTTCGCCTGTTCCACGACAACGTACTGATTTCCAGCATGCACACCCGGTTGTTCTTCGGCATGCTGGTGCGCTCCCCCCTGATTCTCTGGCGACGGTGGCGAACATGA